GCAAAGAACCATACTTGTCCCTTTGTTTCTACATATCCGACATACCATCCTTGTTGGGGGTTCCCCCTCATGGACCAACCTGTTTTAGCCCTGATGGTAAATCGCGGGTTCTCCTCGACGATCATAATCTTTTTCAGCAATTGTATATTATCCTTGCTGTAAGGGAGTGACTCCTTATAGAGTTTCTTGAGGAAGTTTATCTGCTCCCTGGCTGATATCTTCAGGTCACCTTCTAACCAGAAAGTAGTCACATCAGGGCCGGTCTTCTCGTTACCATACCCCAGCTTCCTAAGATGAGTTAAGTACTTCTCGTTACCGATACGCTGAGCAAGTTCCTGATAAAACCACACACATGATACTGAAAAGGCTGTTTCAAGAGTCTGATCTGTGTTCCATGCGTCAAATCCCTTATCTTTTCCGTCCCACTTGATGACTTCCTTTTCGTTTTTGATAGCTCCTTCTTCAAGGGCAATGAGCGTGTTGGGGATCTTGAATGTCGATGCTGGTATAAATCTGGCTTCAGAACATTGACTGTTGTGGACATAGTTCGTTGTGCCGTCAAGCGAAGAAATAA
This DNA window, taken from Pseudomonadota bacterium, encodes the following:
- the blaOXA gene encoding class D beta-lactamase, with the translated sequence MKYAQTVLSFVAALAVIFLVAGYVHADDPDLAKLFKDRGVEGTIVISSLDGTTNYVHNSQCSEARFIPASTFKIPNTLIALEEGAIKNEKEVIKWDGKDKGFDAWNTDQTLETAFSVSCVWFYQELAQRIGNEKYLTHLRKLGYGNEKTGPDVTTFWLEGDLKISAREQINFLKKLYKESLPYSKDNIQLLKKIMIVEENPRFTIRAKTGWSMRGNPQQGWYVGYVETKGQVWFFATNLEIKKKGDEMFRKEITVAALKTKGIL